In one Pseudomonadota bacterium genomic region, the following are encoded:
- a CDS encoding low molecular weight phosphatase family protein — protein sequence MAEALPQSVLFCCDHNAVRSPMAEGLMKKFYGTEAYVQSAGVFNDLEIDGFSIAVCQELGVELSRHRSRSFDEMEEWGDDLSSFDIVIALSPASQRRALELTRFYHLTVEYWPILDPTGLGEVREAKLASYRQARDQISERLLAKWGPPTESTGS from the coding sequence GTGGCGGAGGCATTGCCGCAATCGGTGCTCTTCTGCTGCGATCACAACGCGGTCCGTTCGCCCATGGCCGAAGGCCTCATGAAGAAGTTCTACGGCACGGAGGCCTATGTCCAATCGGCGGGGGTCTTCAACGATCTGGAGATCGATGGCTTTTCCATCGCCGTCTGCCAGGAGCTGGGGGTGGAGCTCTCACGGCACCGCTCGCGCAGCTTCGACGAGATGGAGGAATGGGGCGACGATCTCAGCTCCTTCGACATCGTCATCGCGCTTTCGCCTGCGAGCCAGCGCCGGGCGCTGGAACTGACACGCTTCTACCATTTGACGGTCGAGTACTGGCCGATCCTCGATCCCACCGGGCTGGGCGAGGTGCGCGAGGCGAAGCTGGCGAGCTACCGGCAGGCGCGGGACCAGATCTCCGAGCGGCTCCTGGCGAAGTGGGGACCGCCCACGGAGAGCACGGGGTCTTGA
- a CDS encoding UPF0262 family protein → MTRITHIELDDAGLPAPTPEIEQERRVAIFDLMEDNSFALPARDGRAPAPGPYRLRLSIREKRLVFDVATEDGAPAAQFLFSLGPFRQVVKDYFSICKSYFEAVKTLPPSQIETIDMARRGIHNEGAEVLKERLAGKAEVDHDTARRLFTLICVLHFGG, encoded by the coding sequence ATGACGCGCATCACCCATATCGAGCTCGACGATGCCGGGCTGCCAGCCCCCACGCCCGAGATCGAGCAGGAGCGGCGCGTGGCGATCTTCGATCTGATGGAAGACAATTCCTTCGCGCTGCCCGCCCGTGACGGTCGCGCGCCTGCGCCGGGGCCGTATCGCCTGAGGCTGTCGATCCGGGAGAAGCGGCTCGTCTTCGATGTGGCCACGGAAGACGGCGCGCCGGCGGCGCAGTTCCTCTTCTCGCTCGGGCCCTTCCGGCAGGTGGTGAAGGATTACTTCTCGATCTGCAAAAGCTACTTCGAGGCGGTCAAGACGCTCCCGCCCAGCCAGATCGAGACGATCGACATGGCCCGGCGCGGCATCCACAACGAGGGGGCCGAGGTCCTCAAGGAGCGTCTGGCGGGCAAGGCGGAGGTGGATCACGACACTGCGCGCCGCCTCTTCACGCTGATCTGCGTCTTGCATTTCGGGGGCTGA
- a CDS encoding glutathione S-transferase C-terminal domain-containing protein, which produces MTDKSTEESQERAAERRASGEFVRGVSGFRHAIGEADFPAEPGRYHLFVALNCPWCHRVTLARAVLGLTESISMDVAFPNRTGEDDPGGKGLWEFAPARVASLTGETLPECTPETGTGAGLRLAVDIYAREDGEERSLPILYDKGAGRIVSNESAEILRMLSAHRAALGGSGADLYPEPLRPEIDALNADIYTAINNGAYKAGFSSDQAVYAAAFTAYFEMLARLEARLSDGRPFLAGAAFTEADLRLFPTLYRHDPIYMVRMKLNGARILDYPHLWRWLCRVYALPGVAGAGSLLHCRQGYFGRTWNRTVPLGPLMPLPYPEAYHHPELAVTR; this is translated from the coding sequence ATGACCGACAAATCCACCGAGGAGAGCCAGGAGCGCGCCGCCGAACGCCGCGCGAGTGGCGAGTTCGTGCGCGGCGTCAGCGGCTTCCGCCATGCCATCGGCGAGGCTGACTTTCCGGCAGAGCCCGGGCGCTATCACCTCTTCGTGGCGCTCAATTGCCCGTGGTGCCACCGGGTGACGCTCGCGCGCGCGGTGCTGGGACTTACCGAGAGCATCTCGATGGACGTGGCCTTCCCCAACCGCACCGGCGAGGACGACCCGGGTGGAAAGGGCCTCTGGGAATTCGCGCCCGCGCGCGTGGCCTCGCTCACGGGAGAGACGCTCCCCGAATGCACGCCAGAGACAGGCACCGGCGCGGGCCTCCGGCTCGCCGTGGACATCTATGCGCGGGAGGACGGAGAAGAGCGCTCCCTCCCTATCCTCTACGACAAGGGCGCAGGCCGCATCGTATCCAATGAAAGCGCCGAGATCCTGCGCATGCTCTCGGCCCATCGCGCGGCCCTCGGCGGCAGCGGCGCGGATCTCTACCCCGAGCCCCTGCGCCCCGAGATCGACGCGCTCAACGCCGATATCTACACCGCGATCAACAATGGCGCCTACAAGGCGGGCTTTTCCTCGGATCAGGCCGTCTATGCCGCGGCCTTCACCGCCTATTTCGAAATGCTCGCACGCCTCGAGGCGCGGCTCTCGGACGGGCGCCCGTTTCTCGCGGGCGCGGCCTTCACGGAGGCCGATCTCCGACTTTTCCCGACGCTCTACCGGCACGATCCCATCTACATGGTGCGCATGAAGCTGAACGGCGCGCGCATCCTCGACTATCCCCATCTCTGGCGGTGGCTCTGCCGGGTCTACGCGCTGCCGGGCGTGGCCGGGGCGGGCTCGCTCCTCCATTGCAGGCAGGGCTATTTCGGGCGGACGTGGAACCGCACCGTGCCACTCGGCCCGCTCATGCCGCTGCCCTACCCCGAGGCGTATCACCACCCCGAGCTTGCGGTCACTCGTTGA
- the hisD gene encoding histidinol dehydrogenase, producing MEFLNTKQSDFEARFRALLSAKREDAPDVDEAVAAIIAEVRAKGDAALRAYTAKFDRMELDALAFTREEVDAHCAKVPEAEAEALRLAAERIRAYHARQLPEDARWTDEAGAELGWRWTPVSAAGLYVPGGLASYPSSVLMNAVPAKVAGVERLVIVTPTPGGIVNPLVLMAARIAGVDEIYRVGGAQAVAALAYGTETIAPVDKITGPGNAFVAAAKRRVFGKVGIDMIAGPSEILVVADAENDPAWIATDLLSQAEHDESAQSILITTDEAFGQAVAAEVERQLQTLQRRAIAGPSWRDYGAVITVRDLDEAVALTDRIAPEHLELCTAEAEDLAERITHAGAIFIGAWTPEAIGDYVGGPNHVLPTARSARFSSGLSVLDFMKRTTLARMTPEALKAIGPAAETLAQSESLEAHGLSVRARLDRLNE from the coding sequence ATGGAATTCCTGAACACGAAGCAGTCCGATTTCGAGGCCCGGTTCCGGGCGCTTCTCTCCGCCAAGCGGGAAGACGCGCCGGACGTGGACGAGGCCGTGGCCGCGATCATCGCCGAGGTGCGCGCCAAGGGGGATGCGGCGCTCCGGGCCTACACGGCGAAATTCGACCGGATGGAGCTCGACGCGCTCGCCTTCACCCGCGAGGAGGTCGACGCCCATTGCGCCAAGGTGCCCGAGGCGGAGGCCGAGGCCTTGCGCCTCGCGGCGGAGCGCATCCGCGCCTACCATGCGCGGCAGCTGCCCGAGGATGCCCGCTGGACAGATGAGGCGGGGGCCGAGCTCGGCTGGCGCTGGACACCTGTCTCGGCGGCGGGGCTTTACGTGCCAGGCGGGCTCGCCTCCTATCCCTCCTCGGTGCTCATGAACGCCGTGCCCGCGAAGGTGGCGGGGGTGGAGCGGCTCGTCATCGTGACGCCCACGCCGGGCGGCATCGTCAATCCGCTCGTGCTCATGGCTGCAAGGATCGCGGGCGTGGACGAAATCTACCGCGTGGGCGGCGCGCAGGCCGTCGCGGCCCTGGCCTATGGCACAGAGACCATCGCGCCGGTGGACAAGATCACCGGGCCGGGCAACGCCTTCGTGGCGGCGGCCAAGCGGCGGGTGTTCGGGAAGGTCGGGATCGACATGATCGCCGGGCCCTCCGAGATCCTCGTGGTGGCCGATGCCGAGAACGATCCGGCGTGGATCGCCACAGATCTCCTCAGCCAGGCCGAGCATGACGAGAGCGCGCAATCGATCCTCATCACCACGGACGAGGCCTTCGGGCAGGCCGTGGCGGCGGAGGTGGAGCGGCAGCTTCAGACGCTCCAGCGCCGCGCCATCGCAGGGCCGAGCTGGCGCGATTACGGCGCCGTCATCACGGTGCGCGATCTAGACGAGGCGGTGGCCCTCACCGACCGCATCGCGCCCGAGCATCTCGAGCTCTGCACCGCGGAGGCCGAAGACCTAGCCGAGCGCATCACCCATGCGGGCGCGATCTTCATCGGCGCGTGGACGCCCGAGGCCATTGGCGACTACGTGGGCGGGCCCAACCACGTCTTGCCCACGGCGCGCTCTGCGCGCTTCTCCTCGGGCCTTTCGGTGCTCGATTTCATGAAGCGCACGACGCTGGCGCGGATGACGCCGGAGGCGCTCAAGGCCATCGGTCCTGCCGCCGAGACGCTGGCGCAGTCCGAGAGCCTCGAGGCGCACGGGCTGAGCGTGCGTGCGCGGCTCGACCGTCTCAACGAGTGA
- a CDS encoding GNAT family N-acetyltransferase → MSYACRVLEAADAADFRAVRLDALERYPTAFLTTAEEFRVRPLSAHEEALAQGKSWGVFDGPALAGIGALLPLPYAAAAHRAEIGAFYVCLAHQGRGAADALLQAMATSARARGIWQLELFVAEDNPRARAFYARHGFAELGRLPNAALIADVMTSDIFMVADLR, encoded by the coding sequence ATGAGCTACGCCTGCCGGGTTCTTGAAGCTGCCGACGCAGCCGATTTCCGCGCCGTGCGCCTCGATGCTCTGGAGCGCTATCCCACGGCGTTTCTGACAACGGCGGAGGAGTTCCGCGTGCGGCCGCTCTCGGCCCACGAAGAGGCCCTCGCGCAAGGCAAAAGCTGGGGTGTCTTCGACGGCCCGGCGCTGGCCGGTATCGGGGCGCTTCTGCCGCTCCCCTATGCTGCCGCGGCGCACCGCGCGGAGATCGGCGCCTTTTACGTGTGTCTCGCGCATCAGGGCCGGGGCGCTGCCGATGCGCTCCTGCAGGCGATGGCCACTTCGGCGCGGGCGCGAGGTATCTGGCAGCTCGAACTCTTCGTCGCAGAGGACAATCCGCGGGCGCGCGCCTTTTACGCGCGGCACGGCTTTGCCGAGCTGGGCCGTTTGCCCAATGCGGCGCTCATCGCGGATGTTATGACCTCCGACATCTTCATGGTGGCCGATCTGCGTTGA
- a CDS encoding DUF2948 family protein, whose translation MSDARFEDGAEKPLRLVAFEAPDLEVISSLCQDAVFPATEMSWRPKERRFAVLLNRFRWEDEAGAVRRGAAYERVQSVLTVEGGLKVRSQGVDRRDADLVLSLLSVSFTGEDGGTGAVHLTLAGDGLIEVEVDALEVTLRDVTRPYLAPSKAQPRHPD comes from the coding sequence ATGAGCGACGCAAGATTTGAAGACGGCGCCGAGAAGCCGCTGCGCCTCGTGGCCTTCGAAGCGCCCGATCTGGAGGTGATCTCCTCGCTCTGCCAGGACGCGGTCTTTCCGGCCACGGAGATGAGCTGGCGCCCGAAGGAGCGGCGCTTTGCCGTGCTGCTCAATCGCTTCCGTTGGGAGGACGAGGCCGGTGCCGTGCGGCGCGGTGCGGCCTATGAGCGGGTGCAATCGGTGCTCACGGTCGAAGGCGGGCTCAAGGTCCGGAGCCAGGGTGTGGACCGGCGCGACGCCGATCTCGTGCTTTCGCTTCTTTCGGTGAGCTTCACCGGCGAGGATGGCGGCACGGGCGCGGTGCACCTGACGCTGGCAGGCGACGGGCTCATCGAGGTGGAGGTCGACGCGCTCGAGGTCACGCTGCGCGACGTCACACGGCCCTATCTCGCGCCGTCGAAGGCCCAGCCGCGCCACCCGGACTAG
- the murA gene encoding UDP-N-acetylglucosamine 1-carboxyvinyltransferase translates to MDSIVVTGGGALHGTIPIAGAKNACLALMPATLLSEEPVTLTNAPRLSDIKTMTLLLESLGAEVSPMADGRVLAMSSHGAINHVAEYDIVRKMRASNLVLGPLLAREGRAVVSLPGGCAIGARPMDIHITGLEALGAEIELRDGYLHAKAPAGGLRGARLRFAMPSVGATENVLMAATLAKGTTVIENAAREPEIVDLADCLRAMGAAIEGDGTDTITIEGKDRLGGATHAVVPDRIELGTYMLAPAIAGGEVTLEGGKRALIGAFADKLEAAGIGIEESAAGLTVRSNGRARAVDVVTEPFPGFPTDLQAQMMALMCTAEGTAHLEERIFENRFMHAPELGRMGARIEVHGGTATVTGVERLKGAPVMATDLRASVSLILAGLAAEGETIVNRVYHLDRGYERLEDKLGACGVTIERVPGI, encoded by the coding sequence ATGGATTCCATCGTCGTGACCGGGGGCGGTGCGCTCCACGGCACCATTCCCATCGCGGGGGCGAAAAACGCCTGTCTCGCCTTGATGCCGGCCACGCTTCTGAGCGAGGAGCCAGTGACACTCACCAACGCGCCGCGCCTCAGCGACATCAAGACGATGACCCTCCTCCTCGAGAGCCTCGGCGCGGAGGTCTCGCCCATGGCCGACGGGCGCGTGCTTGCCATGTCGAGCCACGGCGCGATCAATCACGTGGCCGAGTACGACATCGTGCGGAAGATGCGTGCTTCGAACCTCGTGCTCGGTCCGCTTCTGGCGCGCGAGGGGCGCGCCGTGGTCTCGCTGCCGGGGGGCTGCGCCATCGGTGCGCGCCCCATGGACATCCACATTACTGGTCTCGAGGCGCTCGGCGCCGAGATCGAGCTGCGCGACGGCTACCTCCATGCCAAGGCCCCCGCGGGGGGGCTCCGGGGCGCGCGGCTGCGCTTTGCCATGCCCTCGGTCGGGGCCACTGAGAACGTTCTGATGGCCGCCACGCTCGCCAAGGGCACGACAGTCATCGAGAACGCCGCGCGCGAGCCCGAGATCGTGGACCTCGCAGATTGCCTGCGTGCCATGGGCGCGGCCATCGAGGGCGACGGGACGGATACGATCACCATCGAGGGCAAGGACCGCCTGGGCGGCGCGACACATGCCGTGGTGCCCGACCGCATCGAGCTCGGCACCTACATGCTCGCTCCCGCCATCGCGGGCGGCGAGGTGACGCTCGAGGGCGGGAAGCGCGCGCTCATCGGCGCCTTCGCGGACAAGCTCGAGGCCGCGGGGATCGGCATCGAGGAGAGCGCCGCTGGCCTCACCGTGCGCAGCAACGGTCGCGCGCGGGCCGTGGACGTCGTCACCGAGCCCTTCCCGGGCTTTCCCACCGATCTGCAGGCCCAGATGATGGCGCTCATGTGCACCGCAGAGGGCACGGCGCATCTCGAGGAGCGCATCTTCGAGAACCGCTTCATGCACGCGCCGGAACTGGGGCGCATGGGCGCGCGGATCGAGGTCCATGGCGGCACAGCGACGGTCACGGGCGTCGAGCGGCTCAAGGGCGCGCCCGTCATGGCGACGGACCTGCGCGCCTCTGTCTCGCTCATCCTCGCCGGGCTCGCGGCGGAGGGGGAGACGATCGTGAACCGCGTCTATCACCTCGACCGGGGCTATGAGCGCCTTGAAGACAAGCTCGGCGCCTGTGGTGTCACCATCGAACGGGTGCCCGGGATATGA
- a CDS encoding SDR family NAD(P)-dependent oxidoreductase codes for MDWLGQAAVVTGGASGLGAAAAARLAADGLRVSLFDLDAAKGAAHAARIGGRFEEVDISDPAAVARGLAAAADAHGPTRILVNCAGIAPAARTVSRGAAHDPALFETVIKVNLLGSFYAASQAAAQMVDAAPMGPDGARGVIVNTASVAASDGQVGQVAYAASKGGVVGMTLPMARDLADKGVRVVSIAPGLFLTPLLEGLPEEVQASLGAQVPYPSRLGAPDEFAALVSHITQNPMLNGEVIRLDGAIRMAPR; via the coding sequence ATGGATTGGTTGGGGCAGGCCGCGGTGGTCACCGGCGGCGCGTCGGGCCTCGGCGCGGCCGCGGCGGCGCGGCTCGCGGCGGACGGGCTCCGCGTGAGCCTCTTCGATCTCGACGCCGCGAAGGGCGCGGCCCACGCGGCGCGCATCGGCGGGCGCTTCGAGGAGGTCGATATCTCAGATCCCGCCGCCGTGGCCCGCGGCCTCGCCGCCGCGGCGGACGCCCACGGCCCCACGCGCATCCTCGTCAATTGCGCGGGCATCGCGCCGGCCGCCAGGACCGTCTCCCGCGGGGCGGCCCACGATCCCGCGCTCTTCGAGACGGTGATCAAGGTCAATCTCCTCGGGAGCTTCTACGCCGCAAGCCAGGCCGCCGCGCAGATGGTGGACGCCGCGCCCATGGGCCCCGACGGGGCGCGCGGGGTCATCGTCAACACCGCCTCCGTGGCGGCCTCGGACGGGCAAGTTGGGCAAGTGGCATACGCCGCCTCAAAGGGCGGCGTGGTGGGCATGACGCTCCCCATGGCGCGGGACCTCGCCGACAAGGGCGTGCGCGTGGTCTCCATCGCGCCGGGCCTCTTCCTGACACCGCTTCTCGAGGGGCTGCCGGAGGAGGTGCAGGCCTCGCTCGGCGCGCAGGTCCCCTACCCCTCCCGGCTGGGCGCGCCCGATGAATTCGCAGCGCTCGTGAGCCACATCACGCAGAACCCGATGCTCAACGGCGAGGTCATCCGCCTCGACGGCGCGATCCGCATGGCGCCGCGCTGA
- the ubiG gene encoding bifunctional 2-polyprenyl-6-hydroxyphenol methylase/3-demethylubiquinol 3-O-methyltransferase UbiG, giving the protein MAKDTLRNDLELYDRVADQWWSDEVRWIRTLKNMVPGRLSYFDMLVDWQGRDVLDLGCAGGFMAEALAARGARVTGIDPAADAIAAAEAHGLGKGIRYDVGVGEALPYDDASFDHVVCVDVLEHVQDLGQVCREVARVLRPGGTFLFDTINRNIVARLAVITAAEDILRLLPKGTHDPAMFIKPGELKDALSAAGLEMQKITGLGPRGLTRRGDPRFGRLPFTFILYMGHATKAA; this is encoded by the coding sequence ATGGCCAAAGACACCCTGCGGAATGATCTCGAGCTCTATGACCGCGTCGCCGATCAATGGTGGTCCGACGAGGTGCGCTGGATCCGGACGCTCAAGAACATGGTGCCCGGTCGGCTGAGCTATTTCGACATGCTCGTGGACTGGCAGGGGCGCGATGTGCTCGATCTGGGCTGCGCGGGCGGTTTCATGGCCGAGGCGCTCGCCGCGCGCGGGGCGCGGGTGACGGGGATCGACCCCGCCGCTGATGCCATCGCCGCCGCGGAGGCGCATGGGCTGGGCAAGGGAATCCGCTACGACGTGGGCGTGGGTGAGGCCTTGCCTTACGACGATGCGAGCTTCGATCACGTGGTCTGCGTGGATGTCCTCGAGCACGTGCAGGATCTTGGGCAGGTCTGCCGCGAAGTGGCGCGGGTGCTGCGGCCCGGGGGCACGTTTCTCTTCGACACGATCAACCGCAACATCGTGGCGCGGCTCGCGGTCATCACCGCCGCCGAGGATATCCTGCGCCTCCTGCCCAAGGGCACCCACGACCCGGCCATGTTCATCAAGCCGGGCGAGCTCAAGGACGCGCTCTCGGCAGCGGGGCTCGAGATGCAGAAGATCACGGGGCTCGGCCCCAGGGGCCTCACGCGGCGCGGCGATCCGCGCTTCGGGCGGCTGCCCTTCACCTTCATCCTCTACATGGGCCATGCCACGAAGGCAGCCTGA
- a CDS encoding isoprenylcysteine carboxylmethyltransferase family protein, with protein MAELRPIPRVLTSLGYGALTHVAFGLGVGSMVLCMGFGMQLGQGPFAGWLAWAVNALLLLQFPLGHSFFLTGPGRAWLARLSPAPGDDAKTLAITTYALIASIQLFVLFWGWSPTGTVWWQASGGALYAMLALYAAAWGFLGLAILNGGIGLQSGFIGWWALLRDRAPNFPDMPTRYLYAVTRNPIYLAFTCTLWTVPTWSPDQLFVALAWTLYCVLAPRLKEKRFLKMHGDRFARYQGRVPYFLPFPKACKDGQRHPAE; from the coding sequence ATGGCAGAGCTCAGACCTATCCCGCGCGTGCTCACCTCCCTGGGCTACGGCGCGCTCACCCACGTGGCCTTCGGCCTCGGCGTGGGCTCCATGGTGCTCTGCATGGGCTTTGGCATGCAGCTCGGACAGGGTCCCTTCGCGGGCTGGCTCGCCTGGGCCGTCAACGCGCTCCTCCTCCTGCAATTCCCGCTCGGCCATTCCTTCTTTCTCACCGGCCCTGGCCGAGCCTGGCTGGCGCGGCTCTCGCCCGCTCCGGGCGACGATGCCAAGACGCTCGCCATCACCACCTACGCGCTCATCGCCTCGATCCAGCTCTTCGTCCTCTTCTGGGGCTGGTCGCCCACCGGCACGGTCTGGTGGCAGGCCTCGGGCGGCGCGCTCTACGCCATGCTCGCGCTTTACGCAGCGGCCTGGGGCTTTCTTGGCCTCGCGATCCTCAACGGCGGCATCGGCCTGCAATCGGGCTTCATCGGCTGGTGGGCGCTCCTGCGGGACCGCGCGCCCAACTTCCCGGACATGCCCACGCGCTATCTCTACGCGGTCACGCGCAATCCGATCTACCTCGCCTTCACCTGCACGCTCTGGACGGTGCCCACCTGGTCGCCCGACCAGCTTTTCGTGGCGCTCGCCTGGACGCTCTATTGCGTGCTGGCCCCGCGCCTGAAGGAGAAGCGGTTCCTCAAGATGCACGGCGATCGCTTCGCCCGCTACCAGGGGCGCGTGCCCTATTTCCTGCCCTTTCCGAAAGCGTGCAAAGATGGCCAAAGACACCCTGCGGAATGA
- a CDS encoding acyl-CoA synthetase has protein sequence MKFSSKDDARRIEAEMPWADRDRPVTMLDFVESVAAGHGSRPGISFQITSGPKDKAVTLSWREVRDEVVRAANLFRGLGVGPNDAVAYMLPICPEAAVTLLGGAIAGIANPVNPLLEAEQIAAILRETNAKVLVTLKAFPKTDVPQKAAEAARLAPNVEHVIEVDLLPYLSPPKSWIAGLIRPKNPAAHKAKIHDWKKALGAQSTALAFVDPKESRVGAYFHTGGTTGMPKVAQHTYEGMIYNGWLGANLLFDADDTILCPLPLFHVFACHPILMSMLASGAHVVFPTPQGYRGEGVFDNFWKLIERWNATFMITVPTAISALMQRPVDADVSSLRTAFSGSAPLPVELFKRFEKASGVEIIEGYGLTEATCLVSCNPIGGDKKIGSIGITFPYTDVKIVHDTPEGPKEAAVDEVGEICISNPGVYAGKTYTEEAKNKDLFHWGTHLRTGDLGRVDADGYVWITGRAKDLIIRGGHNIDPAEIEEALSGHEQVAFAGAIGQPDAHAGELPCAYVELVAGATVTAEELKRYCESHIHERAAHPKHLEILGELPKTAVGKVFKPDLRRMAITRIYDAALAEAGVPAKVSAVIEDKKRGLVAQLEKTGAADDGTVTGVLGIYTRPWEWAA, from the coding sequence ATGAAGTTTTCGTCCAAAGACGACGCGCGCCGCATCGAAGCCGAGATGCCCTGGGCCGACCGCGACCGGCCCGTCACGATGCTCGATTTCGTCGAGAGCGTGGCCGCCGGGCACGGCAGCCGCCCTGGCATCTCCTTCCAGATCACCTCGGGCCCAAAGGACAAGGCGGTGACGCTGAGCTGGCGCGAGGTGCGCGACGAGGTGGTGCGCGCCGCCAACCTCTTCCGCGGGCTCGGCGTGGGCCCGAATGATGCCGTGGCCTACATGCTGCCCATCTGCCCCGAGGCCGCCGTCACGCTTCTGGGCGGGGCCATTGCGGGGATCGCCAACCCGGTGAACCCGCTCCTCGAGGCCGAGCAGATCGCCGCGATCCTGCGCGAGACCAATGCCAAGGTCCTGGTGACGCTGAAAGCGTTCCCGAAGACGGACGTGCCGCAGAAGGCCGCCGAGGCCGCGCGGCTCGCGCCCAACGTCGAGCACGTGATCGAGGTCGATCTCCTGCCCTACCTCTCGCCGCCCAAGAGCTGGATCGCGGGCCTTATCCGCCCGAAGAACCCGGCCGCGCACAAGGCCAAGATCCACGACTGGAAGAAGGCGCTCGGCGCGCAATCCACCGCGCTCGCCTTTGTCGATCCCAAGGAAAGCCGCGTGGGTGCGTATTTCCACACCGGCGGCACCACGGGCATGCCCAAGGTCGCGCAGCACACCTATGAGGGCATGATCTACAATGGCTGGCTGGGGGCGAACCTGCTCTTTGACGCGGACGACACGATCCTGTGCCCGCTGCCTCTCTTTCACGTCTTCGCCTGCCACCCGATCCTGATGTCGATGCTGGCCTCGGGCGCCCATGTCGTCTTTCCCACGCCGCAGGGGTACCGGGGCGAGGGTGTCTTCGACAATTTCTGGAAGCTCATCGAGCGCTGGAACGCGACCTTCATGATCACCGTGCCCACGGCGATCTCGGCGCTCATGCAGCGCCCGGTGGATGCCGATGTCTCCTCGCTGCGCACGGCCTTCTCCGGCTCCGCGCCCCTGCCGGTGGAGCTTTTCAAGCGCTTCGAGAAGGCCTCCGGCGTGGAGATCATCGAGGGCTACGGCCTCACGGAAGCCACCTGCCTCGTCTCCTGCAACCCGATCGGCGGGGACAAGAAGATCGGCTCCATCGGGATCACCTTCCCTTATACCGACGTCAAGATCGTCCATGACACGCCCGAGGGGCCGAAGGAGGCCGCCGTGGACGAGGTGGGCGAGATTTGCATCTCGAACCCGGGCGTCTATGCCGGCAAGACCTACACCGAAGAGGCCAAGAACAAGGACCTCTTCCACTGGGGCACGCATCTCAGGACGGGCGATCTCGGCCGCGTGGACGCCGATGGCTATGTCTGGATCACGGGGCGCGCGAAGGATCTCATCATCCGGGGCGGCCACAATATTGACCCCGCCGAGATCGAGGAGGCGCTCTCGGGCCACGAGCAGGTGGCCTTTGCCGGCGCCATCGGGCAGCCCGACGCCCATGCGGGCGAGCTGCCCTGCGCCTATGTGGAGCTCGTGGCGGGGGCCACGGTGACGGCCGAGGAGCTCAAGCGCTATTGCGAGAGCCACATCCACGAACGCGCGGCGCATCCAAAGCACCTCGAGATCCTGGGCGAGCTGCCGAAGACGGCCGTGGGCAAGGTCTTCAAGCCCGATCTGAGGCGGATGGCGATCACGCGCATCTACGATGCGGCGCTCGCGGAGGCAGGCGTGCCCGCGAAGGTGAGCGCGGTCATCGAGGACAAGAAACGCGGGCTCGTGGCGCAGCTCGAGAAGACCGGTGCGGCCGATGACGGGACCGTCACGGGGGTGCTCGGGATCTATACGCGGCCTTGGGAATGGGCGGCCTAA